Proteins encoded together in one Festucalex cinctus isolate MCC-2025b chromosome 8, RoL_Fcin_1.0, whole genome shotgun sequence window:
- the sfi1 gene encoding uncharacterized protein sfi1 isoform X2, producing the protein MEKQVRIQRRKLQSVRFCVDTKGCAVENSYIPKRVGYSWDKCGRIQELRIRHLARKFLKIWRQKTFGRILPHKAKCHYDSVLLRKTFEGWKEEWWESGREWSLSVRAECHYRYHLLFMTFRRWQTFMTLQVEKKSKIQTAQTYADRRRMRQMWDKWKLFIQTRRLKCKALQLAQEQHKHTSLHSAWRLWQSRLQQHRNIRAMEDQALKHMAIEKESKASLHFNSRVKKKSFHVWQNFVACRQRKEALKAVAQHVARVHLMKMGWSVWRSEWHRKQSKEERLQATGQLASRVSQADVRRRKEKADRGQIARQHHHHRLQCAVLKALSLNVSQNKAKQQNKITAVQHHNQTVINKHWRLWKDRLDEVEDEPLQALTDLALTNYRTYLLSHFFDHWKRKLAQQRRMQELEWRADVWFAEHCLAHYFNSWCKYILRRKVKKDSRHKADVYNEQRLCTWVLSTWRERSNKQKDEMLLLRIAILHEEQSHVQRAWAQWKQRAKQKDDLHCMRWALDRWKKFVQRQKFQRCHEKIVKQGFVVWKDSLKTHSPTERALWHWALTLQAKVLYGWRLWVREQRRKKVEMLEAAQVSQAWREEAKCVTPDLHQKGKAFNSAQVELLQRERIGTEKARKHYDSKLLRKALRAWNEHHRTCLKYKVMERQAILLLRLKMYQTYFTLWRREFLLKVKVSEQTEQALWHWALTLQAKVLYEWRLRVTEHRKKKTEVLEAAQLDRDESQSNIESLPEPGMQRAEEPQNLRIQRVVKRCAMRWKQKALCKPLKKTVTFCHPDLKAESPSDSGECDADDNELIRPLMRRQPRRCKELFEPSMKVLLHDGFQTSTGSKPQLWQHISSQTHLALSSSSLHHPSITFNIARQRGDVRHVSPQKSPVSILDPPQTSCELLLPPTAFMSTENQFGCGNIFSPTAGPSSEHFSSTHSDINSREPSGESANDTTSSLMRELLNIQQDMRSFQQDRKQLRLWQKVKDVLQSWLQTSGKDEEVENDAVGQQVKELEERIDKLSCELGARRLTMRFHAERLQHLQAVLDCSGFSSLYRQVQM; encoded by the exons ATGGAAAAACAAGTGAGAATACAAAGACGCAAATTACAGAGCGTCAGATTTTGTGTTGATACCAAAGGGTGTGCAGTTGAAAACAGTTATATTCCGAAAAGAGTTGGATACAGTTGGGACAAATGTGGAAGAATTCAGGAGCTGAGAATAAG ACACTTGGCAAGAAAGTTCTTGAAAATATGGCGGCAGAAGACCTTTGGTCGAATCCTTCCTCATAAAGCCAA GTGTCACTATGACAGTGTGCTGCTGAGAAAAACTTTTGAGGGATGGAAAGAGGAGTGGTGGGAATCTGGGAGGGAGTGGAGTCTTTCTGTGCGCGCTGAATGTCATTACAG GTATCACCtgcttttcatgacatttcgaAGATGGCAAACATTTATGACACTGCAAGTGGAAAAGAAGAGCAAAATCCAAACAGCTCAAACATACG CCGACAGGCGGCGGATGCGTCAGATGTGGGACAAGTGGAAGCTTTTCATCCAAACACGGCGACTGAAATGCAAAGCACTTCAATTAGCACAAgagcaacacaaacacacaagtctGCA CTCAGCTTGGCGTTTGTGGCAGTCGAGGCTTCAGCAGCATCGAAACATTCGCGCTATGGAGGACCAAGCCTTGAAGCATATGGCA ATAGAGAAAGAATCCAAAGCTTCTCTTCATTTCAACAGTAGAGTGAAAAAGAAATCATTTCACGTGTGGCAAAATTTTGTCGCCTGTCGTCAGCGCAAGGAAGCATTAAAAG CTGTCGCTCAGCATGTCGCCCGAGTTCACCTGATGAAGATGGGCTGGAGCGTGTGGAGGAGCGAGTGGCATCGCAAACAGAGCAAAGAGGAGCGTTTGCAGGCCACTGGGCAGCTGGCGAGTCGGGTATCTCAGG CAGATGTGAGACGGCGCAAAGAAAAAGCAGACAGAGGCCAGATAGCAAGGCAACACCACCACCATCGCTTGCAG TGTGCTGTACTTAAGGCGCTTTCTCTAAACGTGTCACAGAACAAAGCTaaacagcaaaacaaaattACAGCAGTCCAGCATCATAACCAGACT GTCATAAATAAGCATTGGCGTCTGTGGAAAGACCGACTGGATGAGGTTGAAGATGAGCCTCTCCAAGCCCTGACAGACTTGGCCCTGACAAACTACAG GACATACCTGTTGAGTCACTTTTTTGACCATTGGAAGCGGAAACTTGCACAGCAAAGACGCATGCAG GAGCTGGAGTGGCGAGCTGATGTTTGGTTTGCCGAGCACTGTTTGGCTCATTACTTCAACTCTTGGTGTAAATATATTCTGCGGAGAAAAGTGAAGAAAGACAGTAGACACAAGGCAGATGTCTATAATGA GCAGCGACTTTGCACTTGGGTGTTGTCCACCTGGCGGGAAAGGTCAAACAAACAGAAGGATGAGATGCTGTTGCTGCGAATA GCTATTCTTCATGAAGAGCAAAGCCACGTGCAGAGAGCCTGGGCTCAATGGAAGCAACGGGCAAAGCAGAAGGACGATCTTCATTGTATGAGATGGGCTTTGGATAGGTGGAAAAAG TTTGTTCAACGACAGAAATTTCAGCGATGCCATGAAAAAATTGTCAAGCAGGGCTTTGTGGTCTGGAAG GACAGCCTCAAAACCCATTCACCAACAGAACGAGCACTCTGGCATTGGGCCCTTACTCTTCAAGCCAAG GTGCTGTATGGGTGGAGGCTATGGGTCAGAGAACAGCGCAGGAAGAAGGTGGAAATGTTGGAAGCTGCACAG GTTTCCCAAGCATGGAGAGAAGAAGCAAAGTGTGTGACGCCTGACCTCCATCAGAAGGGAAAAGCATTCAACAGTGCTCAAG TGGAGCTGTTGCAGAGAGAACGAATAGGCACAGAAAAAGCCCGGAAGCATTATGACTCCAAACTGCTAAGGAAAGCGCTGAGAGCGTGGAATGAGCATCACCGGACATGCCTCAAATACAAG GTGATGGAACGACAAGCAATCTTGTTGCTAAGACTGAAGATGTACCAGACCTACTTTACACTTTGGAGGAGAGAG TTCCTGTTGAAAGTCAAGGTGTCGGAGCAGACAGAGCAAGCACTCTGGCATTGGGCCCTCACTCTTCAAGCTAAG GTGCTGTATGAATGGAGGCTGCGAGTCACAGAGCATCGCAAAAAGAAGACGGAGGTGTTGGAAGCTGCTCAGTTGGACAGAGATGAGTCACAAAGCAACATCGAGAGTCTGCCTGAGCCTGGAATGCAGAGAGCTGAAGAACCA CAAAATCTCCGTATTCAGAGGGTGGTGAAACGCTGTGCCATGAGGTGGAAGCAGAAGGCTCTATGCAAACCACTAAAAAAGACGGTGACCTTCTGTCATCCTGATTTGAAAGCTGAGTCTCCATCTGACTCAGGGGAATGTGACGCAGATGACAACGAGCT AATCCGTCCCTTAATGCGGCGCCAGCCTCGTCGCTGCAAGGAACTCTTTGAGCCCTCAATGAAAGTATTACTGCATGATGG ctttcaAACATCTACAGGATCAAAGCCTCAACTCTGGCAACACATTTCTTCACAGACGCATCTTGCACTGTCATCCTCCTCTCTCCATCATCCTTCCATTACTTTCAACATCGCTCGTCAAAGAGGAGACGTGCGTCATGTGTCACCTCAGAAATCGCCAGTCTCCATCTTAGACCCGCCTCAGACATCCTGTGAGCTGCTCCTGCCTCCCACTGCTTTTATGAGCACAGAAAATCAG TTTGGATGTGGCAACATCTTCAGTCCAACAGCGGGACCGAGTtcagaacatttttcatcaacacATTCAG acataaactcGAGAGAACCAAGTGGAGAGTCGGCAAATGATACAACTTCATCGCTGATGAGGGAGCTGTTGAACATCCAGCAGGACATGAGGAGCTTCCAGCAGGATAGAAAGCAGCTCAG ACTCTGGCAGAAAGTGAAAGACGTGTTGCAGAGTTGGCTGCAGACTAGTGGAAAAGATGAGGAAGTGGAGAACGATGCAGTTGGTCAACAAGTGAAGGAG CTGGAGGAGCGCATCGACAAACTATCGTGTGAGTTGGGAGCACGAAGGCTGACAATGCGGTTTCATGCGGAACGGCTCCAACATTTACAAGCTGTCCTCGACTGCtctggattttcttctctttatcGGCAAGTGCAGATGTAA
- the sfi1 gene encoding uncharacterized protein sfi1 isoform X3 — translation MEKQVRIQRRKLQSVRFCVDTKGCAVENSYIPKRVGYSWDKCGRIQELRIRHLARKFLKIWRQKTFGRILPHKAKCHYDSVLLRKTFEGWKEEWWESGREWSLSVRAECHYRYHLLFMTFRRWQTFMTLQVEKKSKIQTAQTYADRRRMRQMWDKWKLFIQTRRLKCKALQLAQEQHKHTSLHSAWRLWQSRLQQHRNIRAMEDQALKHMAIEKESKASLHFNSRVKKKSFHVWQNFVACRQRKEALKAVAQHVARVHLMKMGWSVWRSEWHRKQSKEERLQATGQLASRVSQGRVLLHWRAYVRRRKEKADRGQIARQHHHHRLQCAVLKALSLNVSQNKAKQQNKITAVQHHNQTVINKHWRLWKDRLDEVEDEPLQALTDLALTNYRTYLLSHFFDHWKRKLAQQRRMQELEWRADVWFAEHCLAHYFNSWCKYILRRKVKKDSRHKADVYNEQRLCTWVLSTWRERSNKQKDEMLLLRIAILHEEQSHVQRAWAQWKQRAKQKDDLHCMRWALDRWKKFVQRQKFQRCHEKIVKQGFVVWKDSLKTHSPTERALWHWALTLQAKVLYGWRLWVREQRRKKVEMLEAAQVSQAWREEAKCVTPDLHQKGKAFNSAQVELLQRERIGTEKARKHYDSKLLRKALRAWNEHHRTCLKYKFLLKVKVSEQTEQALWHWALTLQAKVLYEWRLRVTEHRKKKTEVLEAAQLDRDESQSNIESLPEPGMQRAEEPQNLRIQRVVKRCAMRWKQKALCKPLKKTVTFCHPDLKAESPSDSGECDADDNELIRPLMRRQPRRCKELFEPSMKVLLHDGFQTSTGSKPQLWQHISSQTHLALSSSSLHHPSITFNIARQRGDVRHVSPQKSPVSILDPPQTSCELLLPPTAFMSTENQFGCGNIFSPTAGPSSEHFSSTHSDINSREPSGESANDTTSSLMRELLNIQQDMRSFQQDRKQLRLWQKVKDVLQSWLQTSGKDEEVENDAVGQQVKELEERIDKLSCELGARRLTMRFHAERLQHLQAVLDCSGFSSLYRQVQM, via the exons ATGGAAAAACAAGTGAGAATACAAAGACGCAAATTACAGAGCGTCAGATTTTGTGTTGATACCAAAGGGTGTGCAGTTGAAAACAGTTATATTCCGAAAAGAGTTGGATACAGTTGGGACAAATGTGGAAGAATTCAGGAGCTGAGAATAAG ACACTTGGCAAGAAAGTTCTTGAAAATATGGCGGCAGAAGACCTTTGGTCGAATCCTTCCTCATAAAGCCAA GTGTCACTATGACAGTGTGCTGCTGAGAAAAACTTTTGAGGGATGGAAAGAGGAGTGGTGGGAATCTGGGAGGGAGTGGAGTCTTTCTGTGCGCGCTGAATGTCATTACAG GTATCACCtgcttttcatgacatttcgaAGATGGCAAACATTTATGACACTGCAAGTGGAAAAGAAGAGCAAAATCCAAACAGCTCAAACATACG CCGACAGGCGGCGGATGCGTCAGATGTGGGACAAGTGGAAGCTTTTCATCCAAACACGGCGACTGAAATGCAAAGCACTTCAATTAGCACAAgagcaacacaaacacacaagtctGCA CTCAGCTTGGCGTTTGTGGCAGTCGAGGCTTCAGCAGCATCGAAACATTCGCGCTATGGAGGACCAAGCCTTGAAGCATATGGCA ATAGAGAAAGAATCCAAAGCTTCTCTTCATTTCAACAGTAGAGTGAAAAAGAAATCATTTCACGTGTGGCAAAATTTTGTCGCCTGTCGTCAGCGCAAGGAAGCATTAAAAG CTGTCGCTCAGCATGTCGCCCGAGTTCACCTGATGAAGATGGGCTGGAGCGTGTGGAGGAGCGAGTGGCATCGCAAACAGAGCAAAGAGGAGCGTTTGCAGGCCACTGGGCAGCTGGCGAGTCGGGTATCTCAGGGTAGAGTCCTGCTACACTGGAGGGCGt ATGTGAGACGGCGCAAAGAAAAAGCAGACAGAGGCCAGATAGCAAGGCAACACCACCACCATCGCTTGCAG TGTGCTGTACTTAAGGCGCTTTCTCTAAACGTGTCACAGAACAAAGCTaaacagcaaaacaaaattACAGCAGTCCAGCATCATAACCAGACT GTCATAAATAAGCATTGGCGTCTGTGGAAAGACCGACTGGATGAGGTTGAAGATGAGCCTCTCCAAGCCCTGACAGACTTGGCCCTGACAAACTACAG GACATACCTGTTGAGTCACTTTTTTGACCATTGGAAGCGGAAACTTGCACAGCAAAGACGCATGCAG GAGCTGGAGTGGCGAGCTGATGTTTGGTTTGCCGAGCACTGTTTGGCTCATTACTTCAACTCTTGGTGTAAATATATTCTGCGGAGAAAAGTGAAGAAAGACAGTAGACACAAGGCAGATGTCTATAATGA GCAGCGACTTTGCACTTGGGTGTTGTCCACCTGGCGGGAAAGGTCAAACAAACAGAAGGATGAGATGCTGTTGCTGCGAATA GCTATTCTTCATGAAGAGCAAAGCCACGTGCAGAGAGCCTGGGCTCAATGGAAGCAACGGGCAAAGCAGAAGGACGATCTTCATTGTATGAGATGGGCTTTGGATAGGTGGAAAAAG TTTGTTCAACGACAGAAATTTCAGCGATGCCATGAAAAAATTGTCAAGCAGGGCTTTGTGGTCTGGAAG GACAGCCTCAAAACCCATTCACCAACAGAACGAGCACTCTGGCATTGGGCCCTTACTCTTCAAGCCAAG GTGCTGTATGGGTGGAGGCTATGGGTCAGAGAACAGCGCAGGAAGAAGGTGGAAATGTTGGAAGCTGCACAG GTTTCCCAAGCATGGAGAGAAGAAGCAAAGTGTGTGACGCCTGACCTCCATCAGAAGGGAAAAGCATTCAACAGTGCTCAAG TGGAGCTGTTGCAGAGAGAACGAATAGGCACAGAAAAAGCCCGGAAGCATTATGACTCCAAACTGCTAAGGAAAGCGCTGAGAGCGTGGAATGAGCATCACCGGACATGCCTCAAATACAAG TTCCTGTTGAAAGTCAAGGTGTCGGAGCAGACAGAGCAAGCACTCTGGCATTGGGCCCTCACTCTTCAAGCTAAG GTGCTGTATGAATGGAGGCTGCGAGTCACAGAGCATCGCAAAAAGAAGACGGAGGTGTTGGAAGCTGCTCAGTTGGACAGAGATGAGTCACAAAGCAACATCGAGAGTCTGCCTGAGCCTGGAATGCAGAGAGCTGAAGAACCA CAAAATCTCCGTATTCAGAGGGTGGTGAAACGCTGTGCCATGAGGTGGAAGCAGAAGGCTCTATGCAAACCACTAAAAAAGACGGTGACCTTCTGTCATCCTGATTTGAAAGCTGAGTCTCCATCTGACTCAGGGGAATGTGACGCAGATGACAACGAGCT AATCCGTCCCTTAATGCGGCGCCAGCCTCGTCGCTGCAAGGAACTCTTTGAGCCCTCAATGAAAGTATTACTGCATGATGG ctttcaAACATCTACAGGATCAAAGCCTCAACTCTGGCAACACATTTCTTCACAGACGCATCTTGCACTGTCATCCTCCTCTCTCCATCATCCTTCCATTACTTTCAACATCGCTCGTCAAAGAGGAGACGTGCGTCATGTGTCACCTCAGAAATCGCCAGTCTCCATCTTAGACCCGCCTCAGACATCCTGTGAGCTGCTCCTGCCTCCCACTGCTTTTATGAGCACAGAAAATCAG TTTGGATGTGGCAACATCTTCAGTCCAACAGCGGGACCGAGTtcagaacatttttcatcaacacATTCAG acataaactcGAGAGAACCAAGTGGAGAGTCGGCAAATGATACAACTTCATCGCTGATGAGGGAGCTGTTGAACATCCAGCAGGACATGAGGAGCTTCCAGCAGGATAGAAAGCAGCTCAG ACTCTGGCAGAAAGTGAAAGACGTGTTGCAGAGTTGGCTGCAGACTAGTGGAAAAGATGAGGAAGTGGAGAACGATGCAGTTGGTCAACAAGTGAAGGAG CTGGAGGAGCGCATCGACAAACTATCGTGTGAGTTGGGAGCACGAAGGCTGACAATGCGGTTTCATGCGGAACGGCTCCAACATTTACAAGCTGTCCTCGACTGCtctggattttcttctctttatcGGCAAGTGCAGATGTAA
- the sfi1 gene encoding uncharacterized protein sfi1 isoform X4, whose translation MCHYDSVLLRKTFEGWKEEWWESGREWSLSVRAECHYRYHLLFMTFRRWQTFMTLQVEKKSKIQTAQTYADRRRMRQMWDKWKLFIQTRRLKCKALQLAQEQHKHTSLHSAWRLWQSRLQQHRNIRAMEDQALKHMAIEKESKASLHFNSRVKKKSFHVWQNFVACRQRKEALKAVAQHVARVHLMKMGWSVWRSEWHRKQSKEERLQATGQLASRVSQGRVLLHWRAYVRRRKEKADRGQIARQHHHHRLQCAVLKALSLNVSQNKAKQQNKITAVQHHNQTVINKHWRLWKDRLDEVEDEPLQALTDLALTNYRTYLLSHFFDHWKRKLAQQRRMQELEWRADVWFAEHCLAHYFNSWCKYILRRKVKKDSRHKADVYNEQRLCTWVLSTWRERSNKQKDEMLLLRIAILHEEQSHVQRAWAQWKQRAKQKDDLHCMRWALDRWKKFVQRQKFQRCHEKIVKQGFVVWKDSLKTHSPTERALWHWALTLQAKVLYGWRLWVREQRRKKVEMLEAAQVSQAWREEAKCVTPDLHQKGKAFNSAQVELLQRERIGTEKARKHYDSKLLRKALRAWNEHHRTCLKYKVMERQAILLLRLKMYQTYFTLWRREFLLKVKVSEQTEQALWHWALTLQAKVLYEWRLRVTEHRKKKTEVLEAAQLDRDESQSNIESLPEPGMQRAEEPQNLRIQRVVKRCAMRWKQKALCKPLKKTVTFCHPDLKAESPSDSGECDADDNELIRPLMRRQPRRCKELFEPSMKVLLHDGFQTSTGSKPQLWQHISSQTHLALSSSSLHHPSITFNIARQRGDVRHVSPQKSPVSILDPPQTSCELLLPPTAFMSTENQFGCGNIFSPTAGPSSEHFSSTHSDINSREPSGESANDTTSSLMRELLNIQQDMRSFQQDRKQLRLWQKVKDVLQSWLQTSGKDEEVENDAVGQQVKELEERIDKLSCELGARRLTMRFHAERLQHLQAVLDCSGFSSLYRQVQM comes from the exons AT GTGTCACTATGACAGTGTGCTGCTGAGAAAAACTTTTGAGGGATGGAAAGAGGAGTGGTGGGAATCTGGGAGGGAGTGGAGTCTTTCTGTGCGCGCTGAATGTCATTACAG GTATCACCtgcttttcatgacatttcgaAGATGGCAAACATTTATGACACTGCAAGTGGAAAAGAAGAGCAAAATCCAAACAGCTCAAACATACG CCGACAGGCGGCGGATGCGTCAGATGTGGGACAAGTGGAAGCTTTTCATCCAAACACGGCGACTGAAATGCAAAGCACTTCAATTAGCACAAgagcaacacaaacacacaagtctGCA CTCAGCTTGGCGTTTGTGGCAGTCGAGGCTTCAGCAGCATCGAAACATTCGCGCTATGGAGGACCAAGCCTTGAAGCATATGGCA ATAGAGAAAGAATCCAAAGCTTCTCTTCATTTCAACAGTAGAGTGAAAAAGAAATCATTTCACGTGTGGCAAAATTTTGTCGCCTGTCGTCAGCGCAAGGAAGCATTAAAAG CTGTCGCTCAGCATGTCGCCCGAGTTCACCTGATGAAGATGGGCTGGAGCGTGTGGAGGAGCGAGTGGCATCGCAAACAGAGCAAAGAGGAGCGTTTGCAGGCCACTGGGCAGCTGGCGAGTCGGGTATCTCAGGGTAGAGTCCTGCTACACTGGAGGGCGt ATGTGAGACGGCGCAAAGAAAAAGCAGACAGAGGCCAGATAGCAAGGCAACACCACCACCATCGCTTGCAG TGTGCTGTACTTAAGGCGCTTTCTCTAAACGTGTCACAGAACAAAGCTaaacagcaaaacaaaattACAGCAGTCCAGCATCATAACCAGACT GTCATAAATAAGCATTGGCGTCTGTGGAAAGACCGACTGGATGAGGTTGAAGATGAGCCTCTCCAAGCCCTGACAGACTTGGCCCTGACAAACTACAG GACATACCTGTTGAGTCACTTTTTTGACCATTGGAAGCGGAAACTTGCACAGCAAAGACGCATGCAG GAGCTGGAGTGGCGAGCTGATGTTTGGTTTGCCGAGCACTGTTTGGCTCATTACTTCAACTCTTGGTGTAAATATATTCTGCGGAGAAAAGTGAAGAAAGACAGTAGACACAAGGCAGATGTCTATAATGA GCAGCGACTTTGCACTTGGGTGTTGTCCACCTGGCGGGAAAGGTCAAACAAACAGAAGGATGAGATGCTGTTGCTGCGAATA GCTATTCTTCATGAAGAGCAAAGCCACGTGCAGAGAGCCTGGGCTCAATGGAAGCAACGGGCAAAGCAGAAGGACGATCTTCATTGTATGAGATGGGCTTTGGATAGGTGGAAAAAG TTTGTTCAACGACAGAAATTTCAGCGATGCCATGAAAAAATTGTCAAGCAGGGCTTTGTGGTCTGGAAG GACAGCCTCAAAACCCATTCACCAACAGAACGAGCACTCTGGCATTGGGCCCTTACTCTTCAAGCCAAG GTGCTGTATGGGTGGAGGCTATGGGTCAGAGAACAGCGCAGGAAGAAGGTGGAAATGTTGGAAGCTGCACAG GTTTCCCAAGCATGGAGAGAAGAAGCAAAGTGTGTGACGCCTGACCTCCATCAGAAGGGAAAAGCATTCAACAGTGCTCAAG TGGAGCTGTTGCAGAGAGAACGAATAGGCACAGAAAAAGCCCGGAAGCATTATGACTCCAAACTGCTAAGGAAAGCGCTGAGAGCGTGGAATGAGCATCACCGGACATGCCTCAAATACAAG GTGATGGAACGACAAGCAATCTTGTTGCTAAGACTGAAGATGTACCAGACCTACTTTACACTTTGGAGGAGAGAG TTCCTGTTGAAAGTCAAGGTGTCGGAGCAGACAGAGCAAGCACTCTGGCATTGGGCCCTCACTCTTCAAGCTAAG GTGCTGTATGAATGGAGGCTGCGAGTCACAGAGCATCGCAAAAAGAAGACGGAGGTGTTGGAAGCTGCTCAGTTGGACAGAGATGAGTCACAAAGCAACATCGAGAGTCTGCCTGAGCCTGGAATGCAGAGAGCTGAAGAACCA CAAAATCTCCGTATTCAGAGGGTGGTGAAACGCTGTGCCATGAGGTGGAAGCAGAAGGCTCTATGCAAACCACTAAAAAAGACGGTGACCTTCTGTCATCCTGATTTGAAAGCTGAGTCTCCATCTGACTCAGGGGAATGTGACGCAGATGACAACGAGCT AATCCGTCCCTTAATGCGGCGCCAGCCTCGTCGCTGCAAGGAACTCTTTGAGCCCTCAATGAAAGTATTACTGCATGATGG ctttcaAACATCTACAGGATCAAAGCCTCAACTCTGGCAACACATTTCTTCACAGACGCATCTTGCACTGTCATCCTCCTCTCTCCATCATCCTTCCATTACTTTCAACATCGCTCGTCAAAGAGGAGACGTGCGTCATGTGTCACCTCAGAAATCGCCAGTCTCCATCTTAGACCCGCCTCAGACATCCTGTGAGCTGCTCCTGCCTCCCACTGCTTTTATGAGCACAGAAAATCAG TTTGGATGTGGCAACATCTTCAGTCCAACAGCGGGACCGAGTtcagaacatttttcatcaacacATTCAG acataaactcGAGAGAACCAAGTGGAGAGTCGGCAAATGATACAACTTCATCGCTGATGAGGGAGCTGTTGAACATCCAGCAGGACATGAGGAGCTTCCAGCAGGATAGAAAGCAGCTCAG ACTCTGGCAGAAAGTGAAAGACGTGTTGCAGAGTTGGCTGCAGACTAGTGGAAAAGATGAGGAAGTGGAGAACGATGCAGTTGGTCAACAAGTGAAGGAG CTGGAGGAGCGCATCGACAAACTATCGTGTGAGTTGGGAGCACGAAGGCTGACAATGCGGTTTCATGCGGAACGGCTCCAACATTTACAAGCTGTCCTCGACTGCtctggattttcttctctttatcGGCAAGTGCAGATGTAA